Proteins encoded together in one Jaculus jaculus isolate mJacJac1 chromosome 7, mJacJac1.mat.Y.cur, whole genome shotgun sequence window:
- the Jag2 gene encoding protein jagged-2 isoform X1, translating to MRARGWRRSLRRLLLLLALWVQAVRPMGYFELQLSALRNVNGELLSGACCDGDGRTTRAGGCGHDECDTYVRVCLKEYQAKVTPTGPCSYGYGATPVLGGNSFYLPPAGAPSDRARARSRTSGDQDPGLVVIPFQFAWPRSFTLIVEAWDWDNDTTPDEELLIERVSHAGMINPEDRWKSLHFSGHVAHLELQIRVRCDENYYSATCNKFCRPRNDFFGHYTCDQYGNKACMDGWMGKECKEAVCKQGCNLLHGGCSVPGECRCSYGWQGKFCDECVPYPGCVHGSCVEPWHCDCETNWGGLLCDKDLNYCGSHHPCINGGTCINAEPDQYHCACPDGYSGKNCERAEHACASNPCANGGSCHEVPSGFECHCPSGWSGPTCALDIDECASNPCAAGGTCVDQVDGFECICPEQWVGTTCQLDANECEGKPCLNAFSCKNLIGGYYCDCLPGWKGINCHININECRGQCQHGGTCKDLVNGYQCVCPRGFGGQHCELQRDECASSPCRGGSICEDLVDGFRCHCPRGLSGPLCEVDVDLCEPNPCLNGARCYNLEGDYYCACLEDFGGKNCSVPREPCPGGACRVIDGCGFEAGSRAHGVAPSGVCGPHGHCVSQPGGNFSCVCDSGFTGTYCHENIDDCLGQPCRNGGTCIDEVDAFRCFCPSGWEGELCDINPNDCLPDPCHSRGHCYDLVNDFYCACDDGWKGKTCHSREFQCDAYTCSNGGTCYDSGDTFRCACPPGWKGSTCTIAKNSSCLPNPCVNGGTCVGSGDSFSCICRDGWEGRTCTHNTNDCNPLPCYNGGICVDGINWFRCECAPGFAGPDCRINIDECQSSPCAYGATCVDEINGYRCSCPPGRTGLRCQEVVGFGRSCWSRGTPFPHGSSWVEDCNSCHCLDGRRDCSKVWCGWKPCLLSDALSAQCPQGQQCQEKALGQCLQPPCEAWGECVAEDPLSPSTPCLPRSTHLDNNCARLTLRFSRDQVPQGTTVDAICSGIRALPATRAVARDRLLLLLCDRASSGASAVEVAVSFSPARDLPDSSLIQSAAHAIVAAITQRGNSSLLLAVTEVKVETVVMGGSSTGLLVPVLCSVFSMLWLTCVVICVWWTRKRRKERERSQLPRDESTNNQWAPLNPIRNPIERPGSGGLGGGGRKDVLYQCKNFTPPPRRAAEALPGPAGQRAGREDEEDEELSHGDEDSPEAEKFLSHKFTKDPSCPLGRPALWAPGPKVDNRAIRSTKDVHCAGRE from the exons ATGCGGGCACGCGGCTGGAGGCGCTCGCTTCGGCGGCTGTTGCTGCTACTGGCTCTGTGGGTGCAG GCGGTGCGGCCCATGGGCTATTTCGAGCTGCAGCTGAGCGCGCTGCGGAACGTGAACGGGGAGCTGCTGAGCGGCGCCTGCTGTGACGGCGACGGCCGGACGACACGCGCGGGGGGCTGCGGCCACGACGAGTGCGACACGTACGTGCGCGTGTGCCTTAAGGAGTACCAGGCCAAGGTGACGCCCACGGGGCCCTGCAGCTACGGCTACGGCGCCACGCCCGTGTTGGGCGGCAACTCCTTCTACCTGCCGCCGGCGGGCGCTCCCAGCGACCGAGCGCGCGCGCGGTCCCGGACTAGCGGCGACCAGGACCCGGGCCTCGTCGTCATTCCCTTCCAGTTCGCCTGGCCG CGTTCCTTCACCCTCATCGTGGAGGCGTGGGACTGGGACAACGACACCACTCCAGATG AGGAGCTGCTGATCGAGAGGGTGTCACATGCTGGCATGATCAACCCCGAGGACCGCTGGAAGAGCCTGCACTTCAGTGGCCATGTGGCACACCTGGAGCTGCAGATTCGGGTCCGCTGCGATGAGAATTACTACAGTGCCACCTGCAACAAGTTCTGCCGGCCTCGCAATGACTTCTTTGGCCACTACACCTGTGATCAGTATGGCAACAAGGCCTGCATGGATGGCTGGATGGGCAAGGAGTGCAAGGAAG CCGTGTGTAAACAAGGATGTAATTTGCTCCATGGGGGATGCTCCGTGCCTGGGGAGTGCAG gtgcAGCTATGGCTGGCAGGGCAAGTTCTGTGACGAGTGTGTCCCTTACCCTGGCTGTGTGCATGGCAGCTGTGTGGAGCCCTGGCACTGTGACTGTGAGACCAACTGGGGAGGCCTGCTCTGTGACAAAG ACTTGAACTACTGTGGCAGTCACCACCCTTGTATCAACGGGGGTACCTGCATCAATGCTGAGCCTGATCAGTACCACTGCGCCTGCCCTGATGGCTACTCGGGCAAGAACTGCGAGCGAG CTGAGCATGCCTGTGCCTCCAACCCCTGTGCCAATGGGGGTTCTTGCCATGAGGTGCCATCTGGCTTTGAATGTCACTGCCCATCGGGCTGGAGTGGGCCCACCTGCGCGCTTG ACATCGATGAGTGTGCCTCCAACCCATGTGCAGCAGGCGGCACCTGTGTGGACCAGGTGGACGGTTTTGAGTGCATCTGCCCAGAGCAGTGGGTGGGAACAACCTGTCAGCTGG ACGCCAATGAGTGTGAAGGGAAGCCGTGCCTTAATGCTTTCTCTTGCAAAAACCTGATTGGCGGCTATTACTGTGATTGCCTCCCAGGCTGGAAGGGCATCAACTGCCACATCA ACATCAATGAGTGCCGCGGGCAGTGtcagcatggtggcacctgcaag GACCTGGTGAATGGGTACCAGTGTGTGTGCCCACGGGGTTTCGGAGGCCAGCACTGCGAGCTGCAACGTGATGAATGTGCCAGTAGTCCCTGCCGTGGTGGCAGCATCTGTGAGGATCTGGTGGATGGCTTCCGCTGCCACTGCCCCCGGGGCCTTTCTGGGCCACTCTGTGAG GTGGATGTTGACCTCTGTGAGCCAAACCCCTGCCTCAATGGCGCTCGCTGCTACAACCTTGAGGGCGACTACTACTGTGCCTGCTTAGAAGACTTTGGGGGCAAGAACTGCTCAGTGCCCAGGGAGCCGTGCCCTGGAGGGGCCTGCAGAG TGATTGATGGCTGCGGGTTCGAGGCAGGATCCAGAGCTCATGGTGTGGCGCCCTCTGGAGTATGTGGGCCCCATGGGCACTGTGTCAGCCAGCCTGGGGGCAATTTCTCCTGTGTCTGTGACAGTGGCTTCACAGGCACCTACTGCCATGAGA ACATCGACGACTGCTTAGGCCAGCCCTGCCGCaacgggggcacatgcatcgaCGAGGTGGATGCTTTCCGCTGCTTCTGCCCCAGTGGCTGGGAGGGCGAGCTCTGTGACATCA ATCCCAACGACTGCCTCCCCGACCCCTGCCACAGCCGCGGCCATTGCTATGATCTGGTCAATGACTTCTACTGTGCCTGCGATGATGGTTGGAAGGGCAAGACTTGCCACTCAC GTGAGTTCCAGTGCGATGCCTACACCTGcagcaatggtggcacatgctatgACAGTGGTGATACCTTCCGCTGCGCCTGCCCACCAGGCTGGAAGGGCAGCACCTGTACCATTG CCAAGAATAGCAGCTGCCTACCCAACCCCTGTGTGAATGGGGGCACCTGTGTGGGCAGTGGAGACTCATTCTCCTGCATCTGCCGCGATGGCTGGGAGGGccgcacctgcacacaca ACACCAACGACTGCAACCCACTGCCCTG CTACAATGGGGGTATCTGTGTGGATGGCATCAACTGGTTCCGCTGCGAGTGTGCGCCTGGCTTTGCGGGTCCTGATTGTCGTATCA ACATTGATGAGTGCCAGTCCTCGCCCTGTGCCTATGGGGCCACGTGTGTGGATGAGATCAATGGGTATCGCTGCAGCTGCCCACCAGGTCGAACTGGTCTCCGGTGTCAAGAAG TGGTAGGGTTTGGGAGGTCCTGCTGGTCCCGAGGCACCCCTTTCCCACACGGTAGCTCCTGGGTAGAAGACTGCAACAGCTGCCACTGTCTGGACGGCAGGAGAGACTGCAGCAAG gtgtggtgtgggtggAAGCCTTGTCTGCTGTCTGATGCCCTGAGTGCCCAGTGCCCACAGGGGCAACAGTGCCAGGAGAAGGCCTTGGGACAGTGTCTTCAGCCACCCTGTGAGGCATGGGGGGAGTGTGTGGCTGAGGACCCCCTGTCACCCAGCACCCCTTGCCTGCCACGGTCCACTCACCTAGACAACAACTGTGCGCGCCTTACACTGCGCTTTAGTCGTGACCAAGTGCCTCAG GGCACCACTGTGGACGCCATCTGCTCTGGGATCCGCGCACTGCCTGCTACAAGGGCAGTAGCCCGTGACCGTCTACTTCTGCTGCTGTGTGACCGTGCATCCTCAGGGGCCAGTGCTGTGGAAGTGGCTGTG TCTTTCAGCCCTGCACGGGACTTGCCTGACAGCAGCCTGATCCAGAGTGCAGCTCATGCCATTGTGGCTGCCATCACACAGCGGGGGAACAGCTCACTGCTGTTGGCTGTCACCGAGGTCAAGGTGGAGACCGTGGTCATGGGAGGCTCTTCCACAG GTCTGCTGGTGCCTGTGCTATGCAGTGTGTTCAGCATGCTGTGGCTAACCTGTGTTGTTATCTGCGTGTGGTGGACACGAAAGCGCAGGAAAGAGCGGGAGAGGAGTCAGCTGCCACGGGATGAGAGCACAAACAACCAGTGGGCTCCGCTGAACCCCATCCGCAACCCCATTGAGCGGCCAGGCAGTGGTGGCCTGGGTGGTGGGGGCCGCAAAGATGTGCTCTATCAGTGCAAGAACTTCACGCCTCCACCACGCAGGGCAGCAGAGGCTCTACCTGGGCCAGCTGGCCAAAGGGCTGGCCGGGAGgatgaggaggatgaggagcTGAGCCATGGAGATGAGGACTCCCCTGAGGCAGAGAAGTTCCTCTCACACAAATTCACCAAAGACCCCAGCTGCCCCTTGGGGAGGCCAGCCCTCTGGGCTCCAGGGCCCAAGGTGGACAACCGAGCCATCAGGAGCACCAAGGATGTACACTGTGCTGGCAGAGAGTAG
- the Jag2 gene encoding protein jagged-2 isoform X2, which translates to MRARGWRRSLRRLLLLLALWVQAVRPMGYFELQLSALRNVNGELLSGACCDGDGRTTRAGGCGHDECDTYVRVCLKEYQAKVTPTGPCSYGYGATPVLGGNSFYLPPAGAPSDRARARSRTSGDQDPGLVVIPFQFAWPRSFTLIVEAWDWDNDTTPDEELLIERVSHAGMINPEDRWKSLHFSGHVAHLELQIRVRCDENYYSATCNKFCRPRNDFFGHYTCDQYGNKACMDGWMGKECKEAVCKQGCNLLHGGCSVPGECRCSYGWQGKFCDECVPYPGCVHGSCVEPWHCDCETNWGGLLCDKDLNYCGSHHPCINGGTCINAEPDQYHCACPDGYSGKNCERAEHACASNPCANGGSCHEVPSGFECHCPSGWSGPTCALDIDECASNPCAAGGTCVDQVDGFECICPEQWVGTTCQLDINECRGQCQHGGTCKDLVNGYQCVCPRGFGGQHCELQRDECASSPCRGGSICEDLVDGFRCHCPRGLSGPLCEVDVDLCEPNPCLNGARCYNLEGDYYCACLEDFGGKNCSVPREPCPGGACRVIDGCGFEAGSRAHGVAPSGVCGPHGHCVSQPGGNFSCVCDSGFTGTYCHENIDDCLGQPCRNGGTCIDEVDAFRCFCPSGWEGELCDINPNDCLPDPCHSRGHCYDLVNDFYCACDDGWKGKTCHSREFQCDAYTCSNGGTCYDSGDTFRCACPPGWKGSTCTIAKNSSCLPNPCVNGGTCVGSGDSFSCICRDGWEGRTCTHNTNDCNPLPCYNGGICVDGINWFRCECAPGFAGPDCRINIDECQSSPCAYGATCVDEINGYRCSCPPGRTGLRCQEVVGFGRSCWSRGTPFPHGSSWVEDCNSCHCLDGRRDCSKVWCGWKPCLLSDALSAQCPQGQQCQEKALGQCLQPPCEAWGECVAEDPLSPSTPCLPRSTHLDNNCARLTLRFSRDQVPQGTTVDAICSGIRALPATRAVARDRLLLLLCDRASSGASAVEVAVSFSPARDLPDSSLIQSAAHAIVAAITQRGNSSLLLAVTEVKVETVVMGGSSTGLLVPVLCSVFSMLWLTCVVICVWWTRKRRKERERSQLPRDESTNNQWAPLNPIRNPIERPGSGGLGGGGRKDVLYQCKNFTPPPRRAAEALPGPAGQRAGREDEEDEELSHGDEDSPEAEKFLSHKFTKDPSCPLGRPALWAPGPKVDNRAIRSTKDVHCAGRE; encoded by the exons ATGCGGGCACGCGGCTGGAGGCGCTCGCTTCGGCGGCTGTTGCTGCTACTGGCTCTGTGGGTGCAG GCGGTGCGGCCCATGGGCTATTTCGAGCTGCAGCTGAGCGCGCTGCGGAACGTGAACGGGGAGCTGCTGAGCGGCGCCTGCTGTGACGGCGACGGCCGGACGACACGCGCGGGGGGCTGCGGCCACGACGAGTGCGACACGTACGTGCGCGTGTGCCTTAAGGAGTACCAGGCCAAGGTGACGCCCACGGGGCCCTGCAGCTACGGCTACGGCGCCACGCCCGTGTTGGGCGGCAACTCCTTCTACCTGCCGCCGGCGGGCGCTCCCAGCGACCGAGCGCGCGCGCGGTCCCGGACTAGCGGCGACCAGGACCCGGGCCTCGTCGTCATTCCCTTCCAGTTCGCCTGGCCG CGTTCCTTCACCCTCATCGTGGAGGCGTGGGACTGGGACAACGACACCACTCCAGATG AGGAGCTGCTGATCGAGAGGGTGTCACATGCTGGCATGATCAACCCCGAGGACCGCTGGAAGAGCCTGCACTTCAGTGGCCATGTGGCACACCTGGAGCTGCAGATTCGGGTCCGCTGCGATGAGAATTACTACAGTGCCACCTGCAACAAGTTCTGCCGGCCTCGCAATGACTTCTTTGGCCACTACACCTGTGATCAGTATGGCAACAAGGCCTGCATGGATGGCTGGATGGGCAAGGAGTGCAAGGAAG CCGTGTGTAAACAAGGATGTAATTTGCTCCATGGGGGATGCTCCGTGCCTGGGGAGTGCAG gtgcAGCTATGGCTGGCAGGGCAAGTTCTGTGACGAGTGTGTCCCTTACCCTGGCTGTGTGCATGGCAGCTGTGTGGAGCCCTGGCACTGTGACTGTGAGACCAACTGGGGAGGCCTGCTCTGTGACAAAG ACTTGAACTACTGTGGCAGTCACCACCCTTGTATCAACGGGGGTACCTGCATCAATGCTGAGCCTGATCAGTACCACTGCGCCTGCCCTGATGGCTACTCGGGCAAGAACTGCGAGCGAG CTGAGCATGCCTGTGCCTCCAACCCCTGTGCCAATGGGGGTTCTTGCCATGAGGTGCCATCTGGCTTTGAATGTCACTGCCCATCGGGCTGGAGTGGGCCCACCTGCGCGCTTG ACATCGATGAGTGTGCCTCCAACCCATGTGCAGCAGGCGGCACCTGTGTGGACCAGGTGGACGGTTTTGAGTGCATCTGCCCAGAGCAGTGGGTGGGAACAACCTGTCAGCTGG ACATCAATGAGTGCCGCGGGCAGTGtcagcatggtggcacctgcaag GACCTGGTGAATGGGTACCAGTGTGTGTGCCCACGGGGTTTCGGAGGCCAGCACTGCGAGCTGCAACGTGATGAATGTGCCAGTAGTCCCTGCCGTGGTGGCAGCATCTGTGAGGATCTGGTGGATGGCTTCCGCTGCCACTGCCCCCGGGGCCTTTCTGGGCCACTCTGTGAG GTGGATGTTGACCTCTGTGAGCCAAACCCCTGCCTCAATGGCGCTCGCTGCTACAACCTTGAGGGCGACTACTACTGTGCCTGCTTAGAAGACTTTGGGGGCAAGAACTGCTCAGTGCCCAGGGAGCCGTGCCCTGGAGGGGCCTGCAGAG TGATTGATGGCTGCGGGTTCGAGGCAGGATCCAGAGCTCATGGTGTGGCGCCCTCTGGAGTATGTGGGCCCCATGGGCACTGTGTCAGCCAGCCTGGGGGCAATTTCTCCTGTGTCTGTGACAGTGGCTTCACAGGCACCTACTGCCATGAGA ACATCGACGACTGCTTAGGCCAGCCCTGCCGCaacgggggcacatgcatcgaCGAGGTGGATGCTTTCCGCTGCTTCTGCCCCAGTGGCTGGGAGGGCGAGCTCTGTGACATCA ATCCCAACGACTGCCTCCCCGACCCCTGCCACAGCCGCGGCCATTGCTATGATCTGGTCAATGACTTCTACTGTGCCTGCGATGATGGTTGGAAGGGCAAGACTTGCCACTCAC GTGAGTTCCAGTGCGATGCCTACACCTGcagcaatggtggcacatgctatgACAGTGGTGATACCTTCCGCTGCGCCTGCCCACCAGGCTGGAAGGGCAGCACCTGTACCATTG CCAAGAATAGCAGCTGCCTACCCAACCCCTGTGTGAATGGGGGCACCTGTGTGGGCAGTGGAGACTCATTCTCCTGCATCTGCCGCGATGGCTGGGAGGGccgcacctgcacacaca ACACCAACGACTGCAACCCACTGCCCTG CTACAATGGGGGTATCTGTGTGGATGGCATCAACTGGTTCCGCTGCGAGTGTGCGCCTGGCTTTGCGGGTCCTGATTGTCGTATCA ACATTGATGAGTGCCAGTCCTCGCCCTGTGCCTATGGGGCCACGTGTGTGGATGAGATCAATGGGTATCGCTGCAGCTGCCCACCAGGTCGAACTGGTCTCCGGTGTCAAGAAG TGGTAGGGTTTGGGAGGTCCTGCTGGTCCCGAGGCACCCCTTTCCCACACGGTAGCTCCTGGGTAGAAGACTGCAACAGCTGCCACTGTCTGGACGGCAGGAGAGACTGCAGCAAG gtgtggtgtgggtggAAGCCTTGTCTGCTGTCTGATGCCCTGAGTGCCCAGTGCCCACAGGGGCAACAGTGCCAGGAGAAGGCCTTGGGACAGTGTCTTCAGCCACCCTGTGAGGCATGGGGGGAGTGTGTGGCTGAGGACCCCCTGTCACCCAGCACCCCTTGCCTGCCACGGTCCACTCACCTAGACAACAACTGTGCGCGCCTTACACTGCGCTTTAGTCGTGACCAAGTGCCTCAG GGCACCACTGTGGACGCCATCTGCTCTGGGATCCGCGCACTGCCTGCTACAAGGGCAGTAGCCCGTGACCGTCTACTTCTGCTGCTGTGTGACCGTGCATCCTCAGGGGCCAGTGCTGTGGAAGTGGCTGTG TCTTTCAGCCCTGCACGGGACTTGCCTGACAGCAGCCTGATCCAGAGTGCAGCTCATGCCATTGTGGCTGCCATCACACAGCGGGGGAACAGCTCACTGCTGTTGGCTGTCACCGAGGTCAAGGTGGAGACCGTGGTCATGGGAGGCTCTTCCACAG GTCTGCTGGTGCCTGTGCTATGCAGTGTGTTCAGCATGCTGTGGCTAACCTGTGTTGTTATCTGCGTGTGGTGGACACGAAAGCGCAGGAAAGAGCGGGAGAGGAGTCAGCTGCCACGGGATGAGAGCACAAACAACCAGTGGGCTCCGCTGAACCCCATCCGCAACCCCATTGAGCGGCCAGGCAGTGGTGGCCTGGGTGGTGGGGGCCGCAAAGATGTGCTCTATCAGTGCAAGAACTTCACGCCTCCACCACGCAGGGCAGCAGAGGCTCTACCTGGGCCAGCTGGCCAAAGGGCTGGCCGGGAGgatgaggaggatgaggagcTGAGCCATGGAGATGAGGACTCCCCTGAGGCAGAGAAGTTCCTCTCACACAAATTCACCAAAGACCCCAGCTGCCCCTTGGGGAGGCCAGCCCTCTGGGCTCCAGGGCCCAAGGTGGACAACCGAGCCATCAGGAGCACCAAGGATGTACACTGTGCTGGCAGAGAGTAG
- the Nudt14 gene encoding LOW QUALITY PROTEIN: uridine diphosphate glucose pyrophosphatase NUDT14 (The sequence of the model RefSeq protein was modified relative to this genomic sequence to represent the inferred CDS: inserted 1 base in 1 codon; deleted 1 base in 1 codon; substituted 1 base at 1 genomic stop codon) yields MEHVDRVAVSRCVRSLYLRPLTLQYRQNGVQKSWDFMKTHDSVTILMFNSSQKSLVLVKQFRPGEVEYHFPGSLTAVDEDQPQNLQQALPGLVGVVFEFCAGIVDQPWLSLKEVACKEAWEECGYHIVPMVSTYMSVVGLTGSRQTMFYTEVTDVQXGGPGGGLAEEGQLIEVVHLPLDEAQAFTEXPLISKILGIIFAVSWFFSQVAPSVHLQ; encoded by the exons ATGGAGCACGTGGACAGGGTGGCGGTGAGCCGCTGCGTCCGCTCGCTCTACCTACGGCCACTCACGCTGCAGTACCGCCAG aATGGTGTCCAGAAGTCCTGGGACTTCATGAAGACTCATG ACAGTGTGACCAttctcatgttcaactcttctcAGAAGAGCCTGGTGTTGGTGAAGCAGTTCCGGCCAG GTGAGGTGGAATACCACTTCCCTGGGTCCCTAACAGCTGTGGATGAAGACCAGCCCCAGAACTTACAGCAGGCACTGCCTGGCTTGGTG GGGGTTGTGTTTGAGTTTTGTGCCGGCATCGTGGACCAACCTTGGCTCTCACTGAAGGAAGTAGCCTGCAAGGAGGCTTGGGAGGAGTGTGGCTACCACATAGTCCCCATGGTTTCCACATACAT GTCTGTAGTGGGACTGACTGGCTCCAGGCAAACCATGTTCTACACAGAGGTGACTGATGTTCAGTGAGGCGGGCCAGGTGGAGGCCTGGCAGAGGAAGGCCAGCTTATCGAGGTGGTGCACCTGCCCCTAGATGAAGCCCAGGCTTTTACAG AGCCTCTCATTTCCAAGATTCTTGGCATTATCTTTGCTGTCTCTTGGTTCTTCAGCCAGGTGGCACCCAGCGTacatctacagtga